Proteins encoded within one genomic window of Halocatena marina:
- the rimI gene encoding ribosomal protein S18-alanine N-acetyltransferase: protein MTTSVPGNDFAVRQATRADLLDVFRIEHASFAQPWPFQAFERFVGGEGFLVAEQGSLIAGYIVADSVPNHGSALGHIKDFAVHPDFRGQGIGTRLLQRTLSDLGMRGVYSVKLEVRESNDTAIRLYQQHGFTHRRTVPRYYENGEDALIMVRD from the coding sequence GTGACTACGTCCGTACCGGGGAACGATTTCGCTGTTCGTCAAGCGACACGGGCGGATCTGCTCGATGTCTTTCGAATCGAGCACGCCTCTTTTGCACAGCCGTGGCCGTTCCAAGCGTTCGAGCGGTTTGTCGGTGGTGAGGGGTTTCTCGTGGCCGAGCAAGGAAGTTTAATAGCGGGATATATCGTCGCTGATTCGGTTCCAAACCACGGTAGCGCACTCGGACACATAAAGGACTTCGCCGTCCATCCAGACTTTCGAGGACAGGGCATTGGCACAAGACTTCTCCAACGGACGCTTTCGGATCTCGGTATGCGGGGCGTCTATTCCGTTAAGCTAGAAGTCAGAGAGAGCAATGATACGGCGATTCGACTCTATCAGCAACACGGATTCACCCACCGACGGACTGTTCCTCGATACTACGAAAATGGCGAAGACGCGCTGATAATGGTTCGAGACTAA
- the gdhB gene encoding glutamate dehydrogenase GdhB, with protein MATGVSISQEQAENEESESAVVTARRQLERAAALLDLDPNVIERLKHPQRVERVSLPLERDDGTVEVFTGYRAQHDSVRGPFKGGLRYHPEVNEEECVGLSMWMTWKCAVMDLPFGGAKGGVVVNPKLLSQNEKERLTRRFAQELRSVIGPMHDIPAPDMGTDAETMGWFMDAYSMQEGETTPGVVTGKPPVIGGSYGREEAPGRSVAIVTREACKYYSQPLDETTIAVQGFGSVGANAARLLDEWGANVVAASDVNGAIYDPDGLDTEAIKSHGEEPAAVTGFSGTEALSNEELLTLDVDVLIPAAVGNVLTESNAGDVSASMIVEGANGPTTSTADSIFERRDVPVIPDILANAGGVTVSYFEWLQDINRRGWSLERVNEELEAEMLSAWTSVINAYESEDEISWRDAAYVVGLKRIVEAHESRGLWP; from the coding sequence ATGGCAACCGGCGTCTCAATTTCACAGGAACAAGCCGAGAACGAGGAGTCTGAATCTGCGGTCGTAACGGCTCGACGGCAACTCGAACGTGCGGCTGCACTTCTCGACCTCGATCCGAATGTAATCGAGCGTCTCAAGCATCCACAGCGAGTCGAGCGAGTTTCGCTTCCGTTAGAGCGAGATGATGGTACTGTCGAGGTATTCACGGGATATCGTGCCCAACACGACTCGGTTCGTGGGCCGTTCAAGGGCGGACTCCGCTATCACCCGGAGGTGAACGAAGAGGAGTGTGTCGGGCTTTCGATGTGGATGACGTGGAAATGCGCCGTGATGGACCTTCCGTTCGGTGGCGCAAAAGGTGGTGTCGTCGTCAATCCGAAGCTACTCAGTCAAAACGAGAAAGAACGGCTGACTCGCCGGTTTGCACAGGAACTCCGGAGCGTCATTGGGCCGATGCACGACATTCCTGCACCGGATATGGGCACCGATGCGGAAACGATGGGGTGGTTTATGGACGCCTACAGCATGCAGGAAGGCGAAACGACACCCGGTGTCGTCACAGGGAAGCCACCGGTTATCGGTGGCTCCTACGGCCGTGAGGAAGCCCCCGGTCGAAGCGTCGCTATCGTCACACGTGAGGCGTGTAAATACTACAGCCAACCACTCGATGAAACGACCATCGCTGTACAAGGATTCGGGAGCGTTGGTGCGAACGCTGCTCGCCTTCTCGACGAATGGGGAGCAAATGTCGTTGCCGCAAGTGATGTCAACGGAGCAATCTACGATCCCGACGGACTGGACACAGAAGCGATCAAATCACACGGCGAGGAACCCGCTGCCGTAACTGGATTTTCCGGTACCGAAGCGCTCTCAAACGAAGAATTGCTCACGCTTGACGTAGACGTCCTCATTCCTGCTGCGGTTGGAAACGTGCTCACAGAATCGAACGCGGGAGATGTTTCCGCCTCGATGATTGTCGAAGGAGCGAACGGTCCGACGACATCGACTGCAGATTCGATTTTCGAGCGACGGGACGTCCCAGTCATTCCTGATATCCTCGCCAACGCGGGTGGTGTCACTGTCTCGTACTTCGAATGGCTCCAAGACATCAACCGACGGGGTTGGTCGCTCGAACGCGTGAACGAAGAGCTCGAAGCAGAAATGCTCTCAGCGTGGACGAGCGTCATAAACGCCTACGAGAGTGAAGATGAAATCTCGTGGCGTGATGCCGCGTACGTCGTTGGACTCAAACGAATCGTCGAAGCCCACGAATCGCGTGGACTGTGGCCCTGA
- a CDS encoding DUF5810 domain-containing protein, with product MGYECPVCEIPQADGSHLANHVAFTAIIHGDEHEAWLDERVSGWSDMGQDELADVLTELSEETTFPQVFEDTTTGGEHQHDRERSGQLFDEPSMAEQGVGNGREQQLDAQSGTLDVEAQAVLEEARRMTESKLETDEE from the coding sequence ATGGGATACGAGTGCCCTGTCTGTGAGATCCCGCAGGCTGATGGCAGTCACCTCGCGAACCACGTCGCGTTCACTGCGATCATCCATGGTGACGAACACGAGGCGTGGCTCGATGAACGTGTTTCCGGTTGGTCTGATATGGGCCAAGACGAGTTAGCCGACGTACTCACCGAACTATCCGAGGAGACGACGTTTCCACAGGTGTTCGAAGATACAACTACCGGTGGTGAGCATCAACACGACCGCGAACGGTCTGGACAGTTGTTCGATGAACCATCGATGGCCGAACAGGGCGTTGGAAATGGTCGAGAACAACAACTGGACGCCCAGTCCGGAACGTTGGACGTAGAGGCACAGGCCGTTTTGGAAGAGGCTCGACGAATGACCGAATCGAAATTAGAAACTGACGAAGAGTAA
- a CDS encoding DUF5809 family protein, which produces MHSVGIFAPETVEAAHEQYDALGFSAQTVVREVAKAMSFDRDEYRERVTTDVVMTAREALFASLLEVTVGTREEFDEWCADRNDEVELAGNENVDHVVWHPIPFAGVIVAATFQNEETAAVGTLQRQAFGRHYRNAFEEHTTDE; this is translated from the coding sequence ATGCATTCGGTCGGTATCTTCGCCCCTGAAACGGTCGAGGCGGCACACGAGCAATACGACGCACTCGGATTCTCCGCCCAAACCGTCGTTCGTGAGGTTGCAAAGGCGATGTCGTTCGACAGAGACGAGTATCGAGAGCGCGTCACCACTGATGTCGTGATGACCGCGCGCGAGGCCCTTTTCGCGTCATTACTCGAAGTTACAGTTGGCACACGCGAGGAGTTCGACGAGTGGTGTGCTGATCGAAACGACGAGGTCGAACTCGCAGGGAATGAGAACGTCGACCACGTCGTCTGGCATCCGATCCCGTTTGCGGGTGTGATTGTCGCAGCGACGTTTCAAAATGAGGAAACAGCAGCTGTCGGAACGCTCCAACGACAGGCGTTCGGTCGTCACTACCGGAACGCATTCGAAGAACACACCACAGATGAGTGA